In Variovorax paradoxus, a single genomic region encodes these proteins:
- a CDS encoding ParA family protein, with protein MPVVLVANPKGGVGKSTIATNVAGYFASRGHAVMLGDVDRQQSSRLWLGLRPPQARPIATWEATGDSTVVRPPRGTTHAVLDTPAGLHGWRFKEVLALADRVIVPLQPSIFDIYATRDFLDRLKEQRRAEKTQIGLVGMRVNARTLAADRLHEFIQGLGVPVIGELRDTQNYVQLAARGLTMFDIAPGRVQRDLEQWQPICQWLDA; from the coding sequence ATGCCGGTGGTTCTGGTCGCCAATCCCAAGGGCGGGGTCGGCAAGTCGACGATCGCGACGAATGTCGCGGGCTATTTCGCAAGCCGAGGCCATGCCGTGATGCTGGGGGACGTGGACCGCCAGCAGTCTTCCCGCCTGTGGCTGGGCCTGCGCCCGCCCCAGGCCCGGCCCATCGCCACCTGGGAGGCCACCGGCGACAGCACCGTGGTCAGGCCGCCGCGCGGCACCACGCACGCGGTGCTGGACACGCCGGCCGGCCTGCACGGCTGGCGCTTCAAGGAAGTGCTGGCGCTGGCCGACCGGGTGATCGTGCCGCTGCAGCCGAGCATCTTCGACATCTACGCGACGCGCGACTTTCTCGACCGGCTCAAGGAACAGCGCCGCGCCGAGAAAACGCAGATCGGCCTCGTCGGCATGCGGGTGAATGCCCGCACGCTGGCCGCCGACCGGCTGCACGAGTTCATCCAGGGGCTGGGCGTGCCGGTGATCGGCGAGTTGCGTGATACCCAGAACTATGTGCAACTGGCGGCGCGCGGGCTCACGATGTTCGACATCGCGCCGGGTCGCGTGCAGCGCGACCTGGAGCAGTGGCAGCCGATCTGCCAGTGGCTCGACGCCTGA
- the ctaD gene encoding cytochrome c oxidase subunit I, producing the protein MSAVLDPHGHAVPGGHAHDEHHDHHAPTGWRRWVFATNHKDIGTLYLLFSFTMLMVGGVLALLIRAELFQPGLQLVNPELFNQFTTMHGLIMVFGAIMPAFVGFANWMIPLQVGASDMAFARMNNFSFWLLIPAALMLVGSFFMPGGAPAAGWTLYAPLTLQMGPSMDAGIFAMHIMGASSIMGSINIIVTILNMRAPGMTLMKMPMFCWTWLITAYLLIAVMPVLAGAITMTLTDRHFGTSFFNPAGGGDPVMYQHIFWFFGHPEVYIMILPAFGIISQVVPAFARKKLFGYASMVYATSSIAILSFIVWAHHMFTTGMPLTGQLFFMYATMLIAVPTAVKIFNWIATMWQGSMTFETPMLFAVGFIFVFTMGGFTGLILAVAPIDTQLQDTYYVVAHFHYVLVAGSLFAMFSGFYYWVPKWTGVMYNETRGKVHFWWSLISFNVTFFPMHFLGLAGMPRRYADYPMQFADFNAVASVGAFFFGFAQVYFFLFVVFPTMRGKGEKAAQKPWEGAEGLEWEVPSPAPFHTFENPPKLDATATKVIG; encoded by the coding sequence ATGAGTGCAGTCCTCGACCCCCACGGTCACGCAGTCCCCGGCGGCCACGCGCACGACGAGCATCACGATCACCACGCGCCCACCGGCTGGCGCCGCTGGGTGTTCGCGACCAACCACAAGGACATCGGCACGCTCTACCTGCTGTTCAGCTTCACGATGCTGATGGTGGGCGGCGTGCTCGCGCTGCTGATCCGCGCCGAGCTGTTCCAGCCCGGCCTGCAGCTGGTGAACCCGGAGCTGTTCAACCAGTTCACCACCATGCACGGCCTGATCATGGTGTTCGGCGCCATCATGCCGGCCTTCGTGGGCTTCGCGAACTGGATGATCCCGCTGCAGGTGGGCGCCTCCGACATGGCGTTCGCGCGCATGAACAACTTCAGCTTCTGGCTGCTGATCCCGGCGGCGCTGATGCTGGTGGGCTCGTTCTTCATGCCCGGCGGCGCGCCCGCCGCGGGCTGGACGCTCTACGCGCCGCTCACGCTGCAGATGGGCCCCTCGATGGACGCCGGCATCTTCGCGATGCACATCATGGGCGCCTCGTCGATCATGGGCTCGATCAACATCATCGTCACCATCCTCAACATGCGCGCCCCCGGCATGACGCTGATGAAAATGCCGATGTTCTGCTGGACCTGGCTCATCACCGCCTACCTGCTGATCGCCGTGATGCCCGTGCTCGCGGGCGCCATCACCATGACGCTGACCGACCGCCACTTCGGCACCAGCTTCTTCAACCCCGCCGGCGGCGGCGACCCGGTGATGTACCAGCACATCTTCTGGTTCTTCGGCCACCCCGAGGTCTACATCATGATCTTGCCGGCCTTCGGCATCATCAGCCAGGTGGTGCCGGCCTTCGCCCGCAAGAAGCTGTTCGGCTATGCCTCGATGGTGTACGCCACCTCGTCGATCGCCATCCTGTCGTTCATCGTGTGGGCGCACCACATGTTCACGACCGGCATGCCGCTCACGGGCCAGCTGTTCTTCATGTATGCGACCATGCTGATCGCGGTGCCCACGGCCGTGAAGATCTTCAACTGGATCGCCACCATGTGGCAGGGCTCGATGACCTTCGAGACGCCCATGCTGTTCGCGGTCGGCTTCATCTTCGTGTTCACCATGGGCGGCTTCACCGGCCTGATCCTGGCCGTTGCCCCCATCGACACGCAGCTGCAGGACACCTATTACGTGGTGGCCCACTTCCACTACGTGCTGGTGGCCGGCTCGCTGTTCGCCATGTTCTCGGGCTTCTACTACTGGGTGCCCAAGTGGACCGGCGTCATGTACAACGAAACGCGCGGCAAGGTGCACTTCTGGTGGTCGCTGATCTCGTTCAACGTGACCTTCTTCCCGATGCACTTCCTGGGCCTGGCCGGCATGCCGCGACGCTACGCCGACTACCCGATGCAGTTCGCCGACTTCAACGCCGTGGCTTCGGTCGGTGCGTTCTTCTTCGGCTTCGCGCAGGTGTACTTCTTCCTGTTCGTCGTGTTCCCGACCATGCGCGGCAAGGGCGAGAAGGCTGCGCAGAAGCCATGGGAAGGCGCCGAGGGCCTCGAGTGGGAAGTGCCGTCGCCGGCGCCGTTCCACACCTTCGAGAACCCGCCCAAGCTCGACGCGACCGCCACCAAGGTGATCGGCTGA
- a CDS encoding DUF4148 domain-containing protein gives MNTQSIALAAFATLAFAGAAHAFQGEQNPLPPAPFQSTLSRAQVQADARQPFRVTNGGTGALQARNGSTDRNAVRQSALSITRQGAATYGDVTDRRM, from the coding sequence ATGAACACCCAGTCGATTGCCCTTGCCGCATTTGCCACGCTGGCTTTTGCCGGCGCCGCCCACGCCTTCCAGGGCGAGCAGAACCCGCTGCCGCCGGCGCCCTTCCAGTCGACGCTGTCGCGAGCACAGGTGCAGGCCGATGCGCGCCAACCGTTCAGGGTCACCAATGGCGGCACCGGCGCGCTGCAGGCCCGCAACGGCAGCACCGACCGCAACGCGGTGCGCCAGAGCGCCCTGAGCATCACTCGCCAGGGCGCGGCCACCTACGGCGACGTGACCGACCGCCGGATGTAA
- a CDS encoding MaoC family dehydratase, which translates to MPRMTKKTFQTLQDLSACVGQEVAVSDWITITQEQVNLFAEATGDHQWIHVDVERAKAGPFGAPIAHGFLTLSLLPRFFEAAIDVVESRMGVNYGMNRVRFMSPVPVGKRLRARMKLLSSEPIADDGFQMTWETTIELEGAAKPACVAESVARRYR; encoded by the coding sequence ATGCCCCGCATGACCAAAAAGACATTCCAGACCCTTCAGGATCTCTCCGCCTGCGTCGGCCAGGAAGTCGCCGTGAGCGACTGGATCACCATCACGCAGGAGCAGGTCAACCTGTTCGCCGAGGCGACGGGCGACCACCAGTGGATCCATGTCGACGTGGAGCGGGCCAAGGCCGGCCCGTTCGGCGCGCCGATCGCGCACGGCTTCCTCACGCTGTCGCTGCTGCCGCGCTTCTTCGAGGCGGCCATCGACGTGGTGGAGTCGCGCATGGGCGTGAACTACGGCATGAACCGGGTGCGCTTCATGTCGCCGGTGCCGGTGGGTAAACGGCTGCGCGCGCGCATGAAGCTGCTGAGCTCCGAGCCGATTGCCGACGACGGCTTCCAGATGACCTGGGAAACCACCATCGAACTCGAAGGCGCGGCCAAGCCGGCCTGCGTGGCGGAGTCGGTGGCGCGGCGCTACCGCTGA
- a CDS encoding ComF family protein: MSSLRALWPFRPFTSLLARLPSQCAVCRAWPSRPVCDACVARFAPPAARCGGCALPLPEGVTRCGECVAHPPPLDACLAACTYAWPWPDAIAAFKFRGEAGWAGPFAMLMRSAPWVEPALEQCDLVLPMPLAPGRLRERGFNQAHELARRLSSGKTDATLLLRTRETPAQSGLARAERLRNLRGAFAVEPLRAERIRGRRIVLVDDVMTSGASLFAAAEPLRLAGAAHITAVVLARTDPPR; this comes from the coding sequence ATGTCCAGCCTGCGCGCCCTGTGGCCTTTCCGGCCTTTCACTTCGCTGCTCGCGCGGTTGCCGAGCCAGTGCGCGGTCTGCCGCGCGTGGCCGTCGCGCCCGGTGTGCGACGCCTGCGTGGCCCGCTTCGCCCCGCCGGCGGCGCGCTGCGGCGGCTGCGCCCTGCCGCTGCCCGAAGGCGTCACCCGCTGCGGCGAGTGCGTGGCACACCCGCCGCCGCTCGATGCCTGTCTTGCCGCCTGCACCTACGCATGGCCGTGGCCTGACGCCATCGCCGCCTTCAAATTTCGCGGAGAAGCAGGCTGGGCCGGCCCCTTCGCCATGCTGATGCGCAGCGCGCCCTGGGTCGAGCCCGCGCTGGAGCAATGCGACCTGGTGCTGCCGATGCCGCTGGCGCCCGGCCGGTTGCGCGAACGCGGCTTCAACCAGGCACATGAACTCGCGCGGCGCCTGTCTTCGGGCAAGACCGACGCGACCCTTCTGCTGCGCACCCGAGAGACACCGGCCCAGAGCGGCCTCGCGCGCGCCGAGCGGCTGCGCAACCTGCGCGGCGCCTTCGCCGTGGAGCCGCTGCGCGCCGAAAGAATCAGGGGCCGGCGCATCGTGCTGGTCGACGACGTGATGACCAGCGGCGCATCGCTGTTCGCGGCCGCCGAACCCCTGCGGCTGGCCGGCGCCGCCCATATCACGGCGGTGGTGCTGGCCCGCACCGACCCGCCGCGCTGA
- a CDS encoding DUF2244 domain-containing protein, protein MSNSVFRFATVSGQSIHWFLKRNCSVTPSQLGWLYASLCVVSLGIGTLFWLHGAPLVLPFAWLELAAVGFAFMVYARHATDGEKIALQEGRLVVELENGGHYERTEFLPHQVRVEPQAGDRSLIEVSGQGRSVRVGRYVRPELRAALAREIRMALRGA, encoded by the coding sequence GTGTCGAATTCCGTGTTTCGATTTGCCACCGTTTCAGGCCAGAGCATCCACTGGTTCCTGAAGCGGAACTGCTCGGTGACGCCGAGCCAGCTGGGCTGGCTCTACGCCTCGCTGTGCGTGGTATCGCTCGGCATCGGCACCCTGTTCTGGCTGCACGGTGCGCCGCTGGTTCTGCCTTTCGCCTGGCTCGAACTGGCCGCTGTCGGATTCGCTTTCATGGTCTATGCGCGGCACGCGACCGATGGCGAAAAGATCGCGCTGCAGGAGGGACGCCTCGTCGTCGAGCTCGAGAACGGCGGGCACTACGAGCGCACTGAATTTCTTCCGCACCAGGTGCGGGTCGAACCCCAGGCCGGCGATCGCTCGCTGATCGAGGTCTCGGGGCAGGGTCGATCGGTCAGGGTGGGGCGCTATGTACGCCCGGAGTTGCGTGCGGCTTTGGCCCGCGAGATTCGCATGGCGTTGCGTGGCGCCTGA
- a CDS encoding NAD(P)H-dependent oxidoreductase, with protein sequence MTTTTSMGNTAAGPGGIYVLAAHPHWRDSRVNRRMLAAARAVPGVDVNDLYGSYPDFSIDIEAEQARLSQASLVVLLHPIQWYSMPALQKLWLDDVLAYGWAYGPGGTALQGKDLWLVATTGSPEPSYHPQSYHRYFFDAFLPPYEQTAALCGMRFLPPLIFYGARSAPEAEVAAHVQTFAQRLGSYPDWPEIEELDTCIACPVPETDRPADSDDIGKVVSNAFHAAMTHGLAAASTSKAP encoded by the coding sequence ATGACGACAACAACATCCATGGGAAACACCGCCGCCGGTCCCGGCGGCATCTACGTGCTGGCGGCGCACCCGCACTGGCGCGACTCGCGCGTCAACCGCCGGATGCTGGCCGCCGCCCGCGCCGTACCGGGCGTCGACGTGAACGACCTCTACGGCAGCTACCCCGACTTTTCCATCGACATCGAGGCCGAACAGGCCCGGCTCTCCCAGGCCAGCCTGGTGGTGCTGCTGCACCCGATCCAGTGGTATTCCATGCCCGCGCTGCAGAAGCTCTGGCTCGACGACGTGCTCGCCTACGGCTGGGCCTACGGCCCCGGCGGCACGGCGCTGCAGGGCAAGGACCTCTGGCTGGTGGCCACCACCGGCAGCCCGGAGCCCAGCTACCACCCGCAGAGCTACCACCGCTACTTCTTCGACGCCTTCCTGCCGCCGTACGAGCAGACAGCCGCGCTGTGCGGCATGCGCTTCCTGCCGCCGCTGATCTTCTACGGCGCGCGCAGCGCCCCGGAAGCCGAGGTGGCCGCGCACGTGCAGACCTTCGCCCAGCGCCTGGGCAGCTACCCCGACTGGCCCGAGATCGAGGAACTCGACACCTGCATCGCCTGCCCGGTGCCCGAAACCGACCGCCCGGCCGATTCCGACGACATCGGCAAGGTCGTGTCCAACGCCTTCCACGCCGCCATGACCCACGGGCTGGCCGCGGCCTCCACGAGCAAGGCGCCCTGA
- a CDS encoding class I SAM-dependent methyltransferase, with product MATDPSRRPPTIDATAAARWRRLAPAEGSPWLHEEIGRRMEDRLQWIKAQPRSWADWAPLRGGLEAHELVARRYKDAASFVIEPEPVLAAATGQALAAPWWSARRWQAGKARFDAPPEDGVDLLWANMSLHMAADPEALIAHWHKLVATDGFLMFSCLGPDTVRELRALHARLGWPAAGHEYTDMHDWGDMLVHAGFAEPVMDMERIVLTWATPEAALAELRTLGRNLHPGRFPALRGKAWHQSLKKALPDLAPAEEGGGRIALTFEVIYGHAFKPVPRVSLSAESAVSLREMRSMLQRGRPGA from the coding sequence ATGGCCACCGACCCCTCAAGACGACCGCCGACCATCGATGCCACGGCGGCCGCCCGCTGGCGTCGCCTTGCGCCCGCCGAAGGCTCCCCCTGGCTGCACGAAGAAATCGGCCGCCGCATGGAAGACCGGCTGCAATGGATCAAGGCCCAGCCCCGCAGCTGGGCCGACTGGGCGCCCCTGCGCGGCGGCCTCGAGGCCCATGAACTGGTCGCCCGTCGCTACAAGGACGCCGCCTCCTTCGTCATCGAACCCGAGCCCGTGCTCGCTGCCGCCACCGGCCAGGCGCTGGCCGCCCCGTGGTGGAGCGCGCGCCGCTGGCAGGCCGGCAAGGCGCGCTTCGACGCACCGCCCGAAGACGGCGTCGACCTTCTCTGGGCCAATATGTCGCTGCACATGGCGGCCGACCCCGAGGCACTCATCGCGCACTGGCACAAGCTGGTGGCCACCGACGGCTTCCTGATGTTCTCGTGCCTCGGCCCCGACACCGTGCGCGAACTGCGCGCGCTGCATGCCCGCCTGGGCTGGCCGGCGGCGGGCCACGAGTACACCGACATGCACGACTGGGGCGACATGCTGGTGCACGCCGGCTTCGCCGAACCCGTGATGGACATGGAGCGCATCGTGCTGACCTGGGCCACGCCCGAGGCGGCGCTCGCAGAGCTGCGCACGCTGGGGCGCAACCTGCACCCGGGGCGCTTTCCGGCGCTGCGCGGCAAGGCCTGGCACCAGTCGCTGAAGAAGGCGCTGCCCGATCTCGCGCCGGCCGAGGAGGGCGGCGGGCGCATCGCGCTGACCTTCGAGGTCATCTACGGCCATGCGTTCAAGCCGGTGCCGCGCGTGTCGCTGTCGGCCGAAAGCGCGGTGTCGCTGCGCGAGATGCGATCGATGCTGCAACGGGGTCGCCCAGGCGCCTGA
- a CDS encoding cytochrome oxidase small assembly protein, giving the protein MTTPEQRRNNRRMGLTLASIAVIFFIGFIVRMVFFGSR; this is encoded by the coding sequence ATGACGACGCCAGAACAGAGAAGGAACAACCGGCGCATGGGGCTCACGCTGGCCTCCATCGCGGTGATTTTCTTCATCGGCTTCATCGTTCGCATGGTCTTCTTCGGCAGCCGTTGA
- the kefC gene encoding glutathione-regulated potassium-efflux system protein KefC has protein sequence MEHAPAWLTNSLIYLSAAVLVVPLSKALGLGSIIGYLVAGIAIGPWGLGLVSSVQDVLHFAEFGVVLMLFLVGLELEPKRLWNLRRPIFGWGTAQVLSCAAVLFAAGCVVGAEWRVALVASLGLALSSTAIALQVFGERNLLKTPSGQAGFSILLFQDVAAIPILALLPLLAGATAAEQSISGLDRALEAAKIIGVIGGIILGGRLLLRPVLRWIARSDTPEIFTAAALLLVVAIAALMQLVGLSMALGAFLAGVLLAESEYRRELETDIEPFKGLLLGLFFIAVGMSINFGVLIASPWVMAALVVGFMVVKLAVIYALAKAMGIAYQERPVFTLLLAQGGEFAFVVFQAAGPDVLPPEITSLLIGAVALSMLLSPLLLVLLDKFVLPRYSRNHGPQLEEISEQQDAKVLICGFGRYGQIVGRMLMSQGLRVTVLDHDADTVEGLRQFGFRVFYGDATRLDLLRTAGAGTAKAIVVAVDDIEQSLEIVDLVKENFPQARIIARARNVTHLFQLRDRGVTDVEREVFESSLRSARATLEALGWPAHEARESTMRFRRRNIKLSDEIYPHYKDRAKLIAANKAGRQQFEEQMAREREERQRRSGRDWDRLEEEEQAEQAP, from the coding sequence ATGGAACACGCACCCGCCTGGCTGACCAACAGCCTCATCTACCTGAGCGCCGCCGTGCTGGTGGTGCCGCTGTCCAAGGCCCTGGGCCTCGGCTCGATCATCGGCTACCTCGTGGCCGGCATCGCCATCGGCCCCTGGGGGCTGGGCCTGGTGTCCAGCGTCCAGGACGTGCTGCACTTCGCCGAGTTCGGCGTGGTGCTGATGCTCTTTCTGGTCGGCCTCGAGCTGGAGCCCAAGCGCCTGTGGAACCTGCGCCGCCCGATCTTCGGCTGGGGCACGGCGCAGGTGCTCAGCTGCGCCGCCGTGCTGTTCGCCGCGGGCTGCGTCGTGGGCGCCGAATGGCGCGTGGCGCTGGTGGCCTCGCTGGGCCTGGCGCTGTCGTCCACCGCCATCGCGCTGCAGGTGTTCGGCGAACGCAACCTGCTGAAGACGCCGAGCGGACAGGCCGGCTTCTCGATCCTGCTGTTCCAGGACGTGGCGGCCATTCCCATCCTCGCGCTGCTGCCGCTGCTGGCCGGCGCCACCGCCGCCGAGCAGTCGATCAGCGGGCTCGACCGCGCGCTGGAGGCCGCGAAGATCATCGGCGTGATCGGCGGCATCATCCTCGGCGGCCGGCTGCTGCTGCGCCCGGTGCTGCGCTGGATCGCCCGCAGCGACACGCCCGAGATCTTCACCGCCGCCGCGCTGCTGCTGGTGGTGGCCATCGCGGCGCTGATGCAGCTGGTGGGCCTGTCGATGGCGCTGGGCGCCTTCCTGGCCGGCGTGCTGCTGGCCGAGAGCGAGTACCGGCGCGAGCTGGAAACCGACATCGAGCCCTTCAAGGGCTTGCTGCTGGGCCTGTTCTTCATTGCCGTGGGCATGTCGATCAACTTCGGCGTGCTGATCGCCAGCCCCTGGGTCATGGCGGCGCTGGTGGTCGGCTTCATGGTCGTCAAGCTGGCGGTGATCTATGCGCTGGCCAAGGCCATGGGCATCGCCTACCAGGAGCGGCCTGTGTTCACGCTGCTGCTCGCGCAGGGCGGCGAGTTCGCGTTCGTGGTGTTCCAGGCCGCGGGGCCCGACGTGCTGCCGCCCGAGATCACGTCGCTGCTGATCGGCGCTGTCGCGCTGTCGATGCTGCTGTCGCCCCTGCTGCTGGTGCTGCTCGACAAGTTCGTGCTGCCGCGCTACAGCCGCAACCACGGCCCGCAGCTCGAAGAAATCTCGGAGCAGCAGGATGCCAAGGTGCTGATCTGCGGCTTCGGCCGCTACGGCCAGATCGTCGGGCGCATGCTGATGTCGCAGGGCCTGCGCGTGACGGTGCTCGACCATGACGCCGACACCGTCGAAGGCTTGCGGCAGTTCGGCTTTCGCGTGTTCTACGGCGACGCGACGCGGCTCGACCTGCTGCGCACCGCGGGCGCCGGCACGGCCAAGGCCATCGTGGTGGCGGTGGACGACATCGAGCAGTCGCTGGAAATCGTCGACCTCGTGAAAGAGAACTTCCCGCAGGCCCGCATCATCGCGCGGGCGCGCAACGTGACGCACCTGTTCCAGCTGCGCGACCGCGGCGTGACGGATGTAGAGCGCGAGGTGTTCGAGTCGTCGTTGCGCAGCGCCCGCGCCACGCTGGAAGCGCTGGGCTGGCCGGCGCACGAGGCACGCGAATCGACGATGCGGTTTCGCCGCCGGAACATCAAGCTCAGCGACGAGATCTATCCGCACTACAAGGACCGCGCCAAGCTGATCGCCGCCAACAAGGCGGGGCGCCAGCAGTTCGAGGAACAGATGGCGCGCGAACGGGAGGAGCGGCAGCGCCGCTCCGGGCGCGACTGGGACCGGCTCGAGGAAGAAGAGCAGGCCGAGCAGGCGCCCTAG
- the trmL gene encoding tRNA (uridine(34)/cytosine(34)/5-carboxymethylaminomethyluridine(34)-2'-O)-methyltransferase TrmL yields MFHIVLVHPEIPPNTGNVIRLAANTGCTLHLVEPLGFSMDDRLLRRAGLDYHEYAEVKRHADWQALLAAEQPPADRMFALTTRGTRAVHDVRFQPGDWLVFGSETSGLPPAVRDGFAEPQRLRLPMREGQRSLNLSNAVAVTVFEAWRQNGFG; encoded by the coding sequence ATGTTCCATATCGTCCTGGTCCACCCCGAGATTCCGCCGAACACCGGCAACGTCATACGGCTCGCCGCCAACACCGGCTGCACGCTGCATCTGGTCGAGCCGCTCGGCTTTTCGATGGACGACCGCCTGCTGCGCCGCGCCGGGCTCGACTATCACGAGTACGCCGAAGTCAAGCGCCACGCCGACTGGCAGGCCCTGCTCGCCGCCGAACAGCCCCCGGCCGACCGGATGTTCGCCCTCACCACCCGCGGCACGCGGGCCGTGCACGATGTGCGCTTCCAGCCCGGCGACTGGCTGGTCTTCGGCTCGGAGACCAGCGGCCTGCCGCCCGCCGTGCGCGACGGTTTCGCCGAGCCGCAGCGCCTGCGGCTGCCGATGCGCGAAGGACAGCGCAGCCTGAACCTCTCAAACGCGGTGGCCGTGACCGTGTTCGAAGCCTGGCGGCAGAACGGCTTCGGCTGA
- a CDS encoding succinylglutamate desuccinylase/aspartoacylase domain-containing protein — protein sequence MTEASFAPDTAPLEVLPRDISAYKQGNTGIDYVHRFESGRPGPHVLVNALTHGNEICGMVAATHLLDTGVRPKTGTLTVSFANVEAYNAFDIGRPYDNRQLVHNLNRIWSKAMLDGSEQSPELRRARELRPVLDAADYVLDIHSTRAPVQPFWVYPEFERNAELALAVGNPLVHLVMPLGGAPGTGVTGYGRHGEAGADGGAVVVECGQHFSRSAADLATDVTLRFLAHLGLVDAPAAAEAKAPARRFRLLEVHMVKTESFAFARPVLGFEVFQKGELIAVDDGHEIRSPCDDCTIFMPTRAALVGREGVYLTVAI from the coding sequence ATGACCGAGGCATCGTTCGCGCCCGACACCGCGCCGCTGGAGGTGCTGCCGCGCGACATCTCCGCCTACAAGCAGGGCAACACCGGCATCGACTACGTGCACCGCTTCGAGTCGGGCCGGCCGGGGCCGCACGTGCTGGTCAACGCGCTGACCCACGGCAACGAGATCTGCGGCATGGTCGCCGCCACGCACCTGCTGGACACCGGCGTGCGCCCGAAGACCGGCACGCTCACCGTGAGCTTCGCGAACGTGGAGGCCTACAACGCCTTCGACATCGGGCGGCCCTACGACAACCGCCAGCTGGTGCACAACCTCAACCGCATCTGGTCGAAGGCCATGCTCGACGGCAGCGAACAGAGCCCCGAGCTGCGCCGCGCGCGCGAGCTGCGGCCGGTGCTGGACGCGGCCGACTACGTGCTCGACATCCACTCGACGCGCGCGCCGGTGCAGCCTTTCTGGGTGTACCCGGAGTTCGAGCGCAACGCCGAGCTGGCGCTGGCCGTCGGCAATCCGCTGGTGCACCTGGTGATGCCGCTGGGTGGCGCGCCCGGCACCGGCGTGACGGGCTACGGCCGCCACGGCGAAGCAGGTGCCGATGGCGGCGCGGTGGTCGTGGAATGCGGCCAGCATTTCAGCCGCTCCGCGGCCGACCTGGCCACCGACGTGACGCTGCGCTTTCTGGCGCACCTGGGGCTGGTCGATGCGCCGGCGGCTGCCGAGGCGAAGGCGCCGGCGCGCCGATTCCGCCTGCTCGAAGTGCACATGGTGAAGACCGAGAGCTTCGCCTTCGCGCGGCCGGTGCTCGGCTTCGAAGTCTTCCAGAAGGGCGAGCTGATCGCGGTCGATGACGGCCATGAAATCCGATCGCCTTGCGACGACTGCACGATCTTCATGCCGACCCGCGCGGCGCTGGTGGGCCGCGAAGGCGTTTATCTGACCGTCGCGATCTAG
- the coxB gene encoding cytochrome c oxidase subunit II — translation MKSIWRNKYRPANLLLAAGAAFSSAAHAVNDLPGGPSVRQLNLPVGVTKIAQEQHLLHTIMMILCTVIFVAVFAVMFYSIWKHRKSVGHKAANFHESVVVEVIWTIVPFLIVIVMALPATKVLVAQKDTTNADLTIKTTGYQWKWGYDYLNGEGEGLAFISTLDSSQRAMSDAGAKGAMPDDYLLKVDYPLVVPVNKKIRIITTANDVIHAFAVPQLGLKQDAIPGFVRDTWFRAETIGTYYGQCQELCGKEHAFMPIQVKVVSAADYTAWVADQRKIAAAKLDDPTKVWTLPDMLVRGEKVYAANCAACHQANGKGAGPIKALDGDPKVLDADHSVQLHVLLNGQNNGAMPSWKQLSDTDLAAVATYTKNSWSNKTGQLVQPAEVLALRGK, via the coding sequence ATGAAGAGCATTTGGCGCAATAAGTACAGGCCGGCGAATCTGTTGCTGGCGGCCGGCGCGGCTTTCAGCAGCGCGGCGCACGCAGTCAACGATCTACCCGGCGGCCCTTCGGTGCGCCAGTTGAATCTTCCGGTCGGCGTGACCAAGATCGCGCAGGAGCAGCATCTGCTCCACACGATCATGATGATCCTGTGCACGGTCATCTTCGTCGCCGTGTTCGCGGTCATGTTCTATTCCATCTGGAAGCACCGCAAGTCGGTGGGCCACAAGGCCGCCAACTTCCATGAGTCGGTGGTGGTCGAGGTCATCTGGACCATCGTGCCCTTCCTCATCGTGATCGTCATGGCGCTGCCCGCCACCAAGGTGCTGGTGGCCCAGAAGGACACCACCAACGCCGACCTCACGATCAAGACCACGGGCTACCAGTGGAAATGGGGCTACGACTACCTGAACGGCGAAGGCGAGGGCCTGGCCTTCATCTCCACGCTCGACAGCTCGCAGCGCGCCATGTCCGACGCCGGTGCCAAGGGCGCGATGCCTGACGACTACCTGCTCAAGGTCGACTACCCGCTGGTGGTGCCGGTCAACAAGAAGATCCGCATCATTACCACCGCCAACGACGTGATCCACGCCTTCGCTGTGCCGCAGCTGGGCCTCAAGCAGGACGCCATTCCCGGCTTCGTGCGCGACACCTGGTTCCGCGCCGAGACCATCGGCACCTACTACGGCCAGTGCCAGGAACTGTGCGGCAAGGAACACGCCTTCATGCCGATCCAGGTGAAAGTGGTCTCGGCCGCCGACTACACCGCCTGGGTGGCCGACCAGCGCAAGATCGCCGCCGCCAAGCTCGACGACCCGACCAAGGTCTGGACGCTGCCCGACATGCTGGTTCGCGGCGAGAAGGTCTATGCCGCCAACTGCGCGGCCTGCCACCAGGCCAACGGCAAGGGCGCGGGCCCGATCAAGGCGCTCGACGGCGATCCGAAGGTGCTCGACGCCGACCACTCGGTGCAACTGCATGTGCTGCTCAACGGCCAGAACAACGGCGCCATGCCGTCCTGGAAGCAACTGAGCGACACCGACCTCGCGGCCGTGGCCACGTACACCAAGAACAGCTGGTCGAACAAGACGGGCCAGCTGGTGCAGCCGGCCGAAGTGCTCGCCCTGCGCGGCAAGTGA